The nucleotide window ACAGTAGAGTTATAGTTCCAGTTGCAAAACTACTTAGCACAACTTTGTTTGTTATGATTGACGTTATCCCTTGATTTGAATCCCATATTTCCTGAGGGATATGAGAAATTCCATTTAAAATTGATGCTAAAATTATCATTGTGCCAGCAAAGTAAGAAAATACACGGATGAATCCAGAAGGAGTAGGCTTTGACAAAGTGGCTATTGATTTATCTATATCAAATGCTCTGAGAATAAAAGCCGCACCCAATATGCTGATACCCAATGCAAATGCTTCGCGAGAAAATCCAAAAATTATAGACAAACCGCTCGTAACTAGGAGTGCACCGGGAAGGCCTAGAAAAAATTTTGAATATCGCGGATCGTAAAATAAGATTTTGATATATCGAGCTAAAATGGCATAGGAGTATTCTACACTTCTACTTTGTCTTACTATGATTCTTTGGATAGATATAATTGGAATCCGACCTTGAATCAATGGTATTGCCGTTTCATCGTCTTCTCCATCTGATATTACTACCGCCCCATCCGCTTCGTATATACCAAGAACCATGTCGATCTCTTGAGTGATTTTCAAATCTCCCTCAATGCCTCTATTATACTTGCCTGCAACCAAGGCTATTTCCACATCGTAACCCTTCATTTTAAATTCTTCATATGATTTTATGGCTCCAAAAATCGCATTACAATCTGAATCTTCTGGATCTTCAATCGCTAACCTTGTTCCGGCATGAATGCATAGTTCCTTTCCAATAATTGGAGTTTCGAGCCCTCCTTTAATACCTATATCGTCATCTCTGTCTATACAAAATACGATAACCTTAGTAAAATTTTGCAAAGAACCTATTTTGTTATAATTTTCATTTTTTTTTAAATCTACTTTATTGTCAAGTTGGCCCCATTTAGGCATTAATGATACAATAGATAAAATGCTCTACTATTTAATTAAGTTACTCCATCTTTTCAAAATTTACGGATTAATATTCAAATTAAAGATATGTGATCAAAACAATCGTTGATGTTCTTTTAGGA belongs to Candidatus Nitrosocosmicus arcticus and includes:
- a CDS encoding DUF373 family protein → MPKWGQLDNKVDLKKNENYNKIGSLQNFTKVIVFCIDRDDDIGIKGGLETPIIGKELCIHAGTRLAIEDPEDSDCNAIFGAIKSYEEFKMKGYDVEIALVAGKYNRGIEGDLKITQEIDMVLGIYEADGAVVISDGEDDETAIPLIQGRIPIISIQRIIVRQSRSVEYSYAILARYIKILFYDPRYSKFFLGLPGALLVTSGLSIIFGFSREAFALGISILGAAFILRAFDIDKSIATLSKPTPSGFIRVFSYFAGTMIILASILNGISHIPQEIWDSNQGITSIITNKVVLSSFATGTITLLWIGISTIFAGILLSNWFKGSIKIIYDILRLVVLALFYIPMLQLTSLISERGNPFNLISSLLIGLAVTLIAATFLFQYFRNRKGGEALKHDDQ